GAATAAGCAAAgctgattattttaaaataaatttcgaTAGCAATCCgaattattcaaataaaaagattgaGAAATTGGAGTTAGTAGCCTTTTTATAGCCACCTTTGTATAATTACTTTTTTAAAGTGCACATGAAGGTTTATATAGTTGCTATTAAAAACTAATTTAGATTTAATCTAATCGaccaaattataaaaatgaattagTGCATTAAATTCGACAGAGGGCACATTAATAGAGTTCTCCATGAGGCGGACCAAAAAAAAGTGACATTAACGAGTCTTTTAATAGTAGAAGAAAAGAACGTCGCAGTTTAAGTTAATCTGAGATGACATTAACTAGATACACCATAGCCATGGGCACAGAAACCGGACCAAAAACCAAATCTAATTATCCGAAACTGAATTCGGATCGATGATCAAAAGGGTATTCGAGTATccgaaaaaataaatttcaactttttaatataagatAAAATGTCATCAAACCCACTCAAACCCGGATGGATAGGAAGAGTAAAAACATCATAACCACCAAACCATATTATCTTTTAAGTACTCTCTTATATTATATAGATGTGatatttttagattaaaatacattaaatactTACAAAACTAGCACTTTACTAACTCGAAGTCTGGTTAGATTGACAAATATGTAAGTGCATAACCACTAGACCACTTACACTAACATGTTAACTAATATATTAGATTATATATTAAACGGGTACctgaaaccgaaccaaaatctcATTAGTATCTattggatataaaaatattagtatctttttttttggtcaaaccttCTTCATATCAACTTAAAAACAGAGTTTACAACCGAAAAGTTATTCCCACTCGGGTTGTTTGACAAACAAAACAGAGCATTTTTAGCAAGAGAGTCTGCAACTTCATTGCGGCCCCGAGGGATAAAACAAAATGAGATAGAGTTACAAGAATCACTCAACACGCCGAGGTCATGGAGTAATCCTTGCAGAGCCACCACAGTTTTCTTTCTTGTGATGAGGTCAATTAGACACTTAGAATCTGAGAAACAGATTATGTCTGTTAGACCATGAGAGACAGCTTCCAAGAGTGCTGTTTTAAGAGCCATAGCCTCTGCCACGAGCGCTGATGCCACATTTCGACGAGTCACAGTTCCTTTGAATAGAACCGAGCCGCCAGCTTTTGTGCTTACCCATCCCATGCCTCCTGCCAGAGATGTTCTATTCCAAGCTGCATCTGTATACAGAGCTGAGGTATTTGCTGGTATCTGCGGAGTTAAGTTCATAAGTGGACAGTCTTTAAGTGAAACAGAGTTTGGTTTCTTGGTAGGGAGCCTTGTCGCGGTTAGGAGATTGGTCGCCTCCTGCCATTTCACAGCCGCCTTTATAGCCTTGAGCATCCTCTCTGTTTCCGAGAAAGACTTATCCTCGAACAATAACTGGTTCCTACTAGtccacaaaacccaaaaaatccaTGGGTATAAGGGAGTTACCAGACCAGTGGGAGGTAGATTAATCATCCTAGTGCATGTTTGAAGAACTTCCGCCAAAAATTATTAGTATCTAAGTgatataaaatgatttattcaaTATATCTAGAACCGAATGGTTCCTAtccaaaaccgaaccaaatatCTGAATACGCCATATAAAGTTCACTATCACATGGAACACTGGGATAGTGCTAGCTATATTTTCTTTATACCTAAAGTATTCTCCTAAGTCGAAGCTTGGTCTGGAACTTAGTTCGTTACTAGATGATTTAAATCTTGTGGAAACCCCCTTGGTCCAATGGTTTGACtaagggttcattaatgcttaTACACCAGCAGGTCCTATTTCAATTTCCGGAGAAatcgatttattaaacaattatacaTGCTACAGAGAAAAGGCTTACAAGGAATcctcaacatggtgcaagtaaaacTTGGTTAGGCgtgatcttcataggacggctcaggtgatgcagttaggcgtagatccTTATAAGGCaagtagtattgtcggttgtcggattgtctatgtaatatttctcataattgtaatatcataataaatcaacgttaaaaaaaatgatttaacaCTTTATTTGGGCAATTCGTTATCTTGTTATCTACTTTTCAAAAACAATATGGTCTCAGTTAGTCTTTATAGTCATTCAattttttctttcgtaaaaaaaaaaactcgtggAAGTATTAGAAAATATGTGAGCTCTCGAAAACTTAAATAACATTTCAATGGAGTAATATAAACAGAAATAATTTCTAAAACTAAACATATTTTTACTTAAAACCAACAGAAACTTCAGAAACtgaattttctttttggtatTCTTGCCAAGTTCTCAGAAATTGAATTCCtttgaaaaatcaaaatctcaGAGAGtgaacaaattataaaaacaaacttaTAGAGTTTTTTTCTAACACCACAAACTTAGAGAGTTACTGAAGGCATAATTGATGTTCTTgtcatgaaaataaaaaaacaaatctttataagaaaaaaaaaggaaaaaaaagactaaaactctaatctctcttctctctggcGGCCGCCGGAAAtcaacatttttcttttctattcttcTCATGTCTCATGTTCTTATTTGTTATCTTCTTGTATTATTTATCTGCGTTTTGTGGTCGCGGTGagattattttgattatttttgagTCAGATTTTGTAGCTTACGAGCAAATCCGATGATTTTCGACGAGTACTATCTCGGTGTGGCAATGTGTGTTTGTCTACTCAGGTTTCTATATGGATTCTGACCAGAGTTTTTAAGAGTTTCTGGCTCGTGGTGGAGCAAAGGTCTTCTCGTTAAGTTCTGGATTCTTGTGGAATGACggttttagtgttttgttgatttgCTTAACCTCCTCAATGTTTCGGTGGTAGgttattttttatctttgttAATAAGCTAATAGCTACTGTTAGACTATCATAGGTCAGAATTATTGGTGGGAATTATCTTATAGAAACGGATCCTTAAAATTTGAGTTCTTTGCAAGCCACTATTGTGGATAAAAGAAGAGCTAGTTTCAAGAATCTGAGCTTATGTTTTTACAGTTAGGTCTCTAATTTTGGATATTTCATATCGATGGCAAACATGCAACATAACCGTATTATCTTTATGACTTCTTCGTTCATgctcattattattttttgtattcatCGCATTACTCTCACTTGTACAATAGAGTGGAAGCGGTAAGAGATCAGAGATCATGGTCCTCTGGCTCGTCATGTTCTCTTTGGCTGCAACAACTACTCAATGAGGAAGCTTATCAGTAAGGTTTACGTCTTGAGAATTAGTACAAAAACCAGTTTGTTGATTGGCACTATTTCATTTTTTGGCagattatttatatattctctTTTGAGCTCTTTATGTCACCTACTGATgattcttttaatttatttagttttttttgtaaagatgGTTGTTTGAACTTTGCTTTCTTATGGCTTGAAACTaaacagtgttaaaaaaaattgatgttcttgtctatgaaaataaacaattaaCTGGAAATAAATCAtgatttaataaacaaataaataattaagtgTAATAATATTAGcgtaataacaaaatatatttaatattttttaagggAGGGTCCAacttaaaaatcacacatgaaaagagTTGAAacttctactttaataatatagactagAACTTGATCCGCGTGTTCGCGCATGtgttagtgtttttatttatgttgaTTTTTGCTTTCCATGTgaacattatatttttagatgTGTGACCATTTTGTTATACAATTGTATCgcgatattaatttttatttttttttataaaattttatttgttttctattttaagtgttatatttcttttaaaaacaacTACATTACAGATGTATCATATATTTGTCGTAATCTATTGATCATATTgaaattatttagtaaataataatatggtaTCAATTTTAACgattttatataagattttattaGTTTTCCATTTAAAgtgttctatttttaaaaaaaaataatatacattgCAGATGTATCATATATTTGTCGTAATCTATTGATCATATTTAAATTGTttagtaaataataatatggtaTCAATTTTAACgattttatataaacaaaatctgTATATTGCAagtgaattttatgttttttcagaaataaagaagaaatatttatttagcAATATGTAATATACTTTCTTGCATAGCACATTACtcctaaaaaataaatatagataatATCTAAAATGTTACATAGCACATTATTCCTAAAagttattgaattaatattggctatatatatatatatatacttttttttgaataatcCAGTATATCCTGGCTTCCACCGAGGTGGGTTCAGAATTTGCAGCGAGTGTTTGTAGCAGCTTATATTATTGGCCGGTCATCAGACGTTAGACAAGCCCGGATGTTAAATTTTGTTTCCAATGGTCAGCGGGATTCGAATCCATGTCCATATTGGAGTCGAAGCTCCCTCGAGATCACTGAACCATATTATCGTATTATATTTTCGTCCACTAATCTAGTCatatcatattatattattcagCCTACCTTGCACCGATATCTTGGCTTATTTTATCGTACCTATACCATCTAATTAATTATATCATCAGTTTGATAAATACATAAGAAAGCGTGTACAGTCCACACTTAGCTTTATCATGCTCAGAAACTAGCTACTTGAATAATTTCTAACTTGCTGAAGATCTCAAACTTCTATCTTAACCATAAATTATTCTAGTTTCACAAAATGTAAAATACTACTCCCTTTGTTCTTAATTGATTAATATTCTagtttttattcatattttaataaaacacactaaacttacataattttttatgtttatattcttTCTACAActttaagccaataaaaaattaattaatgtaatttagatttttgaagtttgcaattagtttataaaatatgcattaaaaatgtaaaaaataaatcttttaaaaactttatttttctttagaatatatatctttaaagaAGGGAGGGAGTACTAATTATCTTGGTCTTGGTTTGACCTCGCCAGTGATATTGAAGTAACCTACGTGGATCTCTATCTATTTGGACTTAGAAAGTCATAGTAAATATAACacgtttttttacttttttttgcgCACCTACACGTTTTTTACTTCTACCAAAGAAAAAGGCACACGCATTTTTACCATAGATAAATCTTCAGGGTTTTAAGTAATCACAAAT
The nucleotide sequence above comes from Brassica napus cultivar Da-Ae chromosome A9, Da-Ae, whole genome shotgun sequence. Encoded proteins:
- the LOC125578086 gene encoding uncharacterized protein LOC125578086 encodes the protein MINLPPTGLVTPLYPWIFWVLWTSRNQLLFEDKSFSETERMLKAIKAAVKWQEATNLLTATRLPTKKPNSVSLKDCPLMNLTPQIPANTSALYTDAAWNRTSLAGGMGWVSTKAGGSVLFKGTVTRRNVASALVAEAMALKTALLEAVSHGLTDIICFSDSKCLIDLITRKKTVVALQGLLHDLGVLSDSCNSISFCFIPRGRNEVADSLAKNALFCLSNNPSGNNFSVVNSVFKLI